The genomic DNA CGTTTTCAGCTTTCCAGCATTCGCCGCAGGAGTTCCACATCTTCTGCAAAAGCTGCATCCAGCCCCATAAGTTCCGTTACACGATTTACCGCATGCATAACGGTTGTATGGTCACGATTACCGAACTTGCGCCCAATTTCAGGCAAAGAGCGGCTTGTAAGCTGCTTGGCCAGATACATGGCAACCTGCCGGGGCCGCGCCACATTGCGCGCTCTACGGGCAGATGACATGTCTGTCAGGCGGATGTTCCAGTGTTCTGCCACTTTTTTCTGGATTTCTTCAATCGTCACACGCCGGTCATGCGCTTTGAGGATATCGTGCAGCACTTCCTGCGTGGCTTCCAGTGTAACCGGGCGGCCAAACAGGTTGGCATGAGCAATCAGACGGTTGAGCGCGCCTTCCAGTTCACGCACATTGGACGTGATTTTGTGCGCCAGAAATTCCAACACCTTACCGGGTACAACAACACCAGAGGCCGCGGCTTTTGATTCCAGAATGGAAATACGCAGTTCAAACGTGGTGGCATGAATATCTGCCACCATGCCGCAGCCCAAGCGCGTGCGCAGCCGATCTTCCAGCCCTGAAAGATCGGACGGAGATTTATCAGCCGAAACCACAATCTGTCGTCCGGCATCCACCAGTGCGTTAAAGGTATGGAAGAATTCTTCCTGCGTGTTGTCCTTGCCAATCAGGAACTGCAAATCGTCAATCATCAGCACATCGACGGAGCGCAGTTGCTCCTTGAACTCAATGGTGGACTGCGAGCGAATGGCCGCAATAAACCGATACATGAACTTTTCGGCAGACATGTAGGCCACGGATACATTGCCGCTCTGGATCAGCTCGGCCCCGATGGCGTGCATCAGATGCGTTTTACCTAGCCCAACGCCGCCATAAAGGAACAGCGGGTTAAACCCAACACTGGAGGGTTTTTCTGCAACGCGGCGGGCGCAGGCGTAAGCAAATTCGTTCGGCTTGCCCACAACAAATGTATCAAACGTAAAGCGGCTATCCAGCGCCGTTACCAAATCACTCCGCACTTCTGGTGCGGTGCGTGCTACTGGGGTTACCTCTTCCTGCACGGGTGTTGCAGTGCTGGCGCTAGGCACATTTTCTAAGGGGATGGGGGCAGGATCACCCGCGCGGGCAACCTGTAGCTCCACCCGGCGGATACTGGGGATTTCCTGATTCCACAGTTCACTTAGGCGGTCACCATACTGACTTCTCACCCAATCGCGCAAAAAGCGTGTGGGTAAAAGCAGGGTGATTTCATCACCATCAATCGGGCCTAGCGCAATTTTGGTCAGCCAGGTGCGGTATTCAACTTCGCCAACTTCGCCCTTCAGGCGGGCGCAGATACGCAGCCACGATTCCTCAAGCCCCTTGCCGTCTTCAAGCCGGGGAAAGGCGCTTTCGTCATCGTCCACTCCGATTGTCATTTTTGCTCCCGAGCGGTCATTAAGGCGCGAATGGGTTCACGCAATTCACAAAATAGGCGGCACATGTGCTGCCGGTTCTGTGCAACATCTGTAACGGCCTTGGCGGCCTACGGTGCAGGCTTGCTTGTATCTTGCGGAAGATAGCCCGAACAGCGCCAAGCCATCTTGCAAGGTAAAGCAGTGAGAGCAAATGGAGCAATCAATATTTCATGCTGCCTGCCCTGCTTGCGCTTTATCCAGCCAAGGTGGTGATAAAAACAAAGCCGAACCATCTGGGTGATGATTCGGCTTTATCTCAAAGCGTCAGATGGCCACCATAAGGTCGCCCCGCACTTTCCTCAGGCCGGAGCCAGTGCTTTCACACGGGCAGACAGGCGGGAAATTTTGCGGGCCACCGTGTTGTGGTGGATAACGCCCTTAGTGGCCGCACGCTGGATTTCTGGCTGAGCAAGGCGCAGTGCTTCGCGCGCAGCGCCATGATCACCAGCTTCAACTGCGGTTTCTACTTTCTTGATGAAAGTACGCATGCGGGATTTGCGGGCGGTGTTACGAGCAGTCCGCTTCGCGGTCTGCCGGATGCGCTTACGCGCCGAAGCGATATTCGCCATGAGTTTCTATTCTGTCCAGCACTTAAGAAAGATTAAAAGGGCAGACACGCCGGAACGCGCTACCCAAAAGAGTAAGCGGTGCTGTAATGCACCTAAGCGCCTTCCGTCAAGCTTCTTCCGTGCCGACCACTAGGATTTTACCCGTTTTTCTGCCTTTGGGGACAAAAAAATGTGGATCGTCCGGCTTGTGTTATCTGCTGCACGCCAGAACATGCGGGGGCGCCGGGGCAATTGGAGCATGGTTTGCCCGTTTGCCCATATACCCGCCACGCGTGCTGGAAGTACCCTAACCCTCCCTCTGGGCGTACATAATCTTTCAGGCTGGAACCACCGGCTTCTATGGCCTCTTCCAGCACATCCCGTATGGCCTGCGCTAATTTGCGGGCTTTAGGGGCTGTAAGATTACAAGCTGGCATGGTTGGGGCAATGCCAGCCCGGAACAGGGCTTCGCACACATAAATATTGCCCAACCCTGCCACAACCTTCTGATCAAGCAGGAAGGGTTTGATAGGCATCCGCCTGTTTTTGCTGGCAACCAATAGTGTTTTGAAGGTGAAATCTGATTCAAGCGGCTCTGGCCCCATGCCTGCCAGTAATGGGTAGGTATCCTCCCGATCCGTGGGAACAATATCCAGCATGCCAAATCGGCGGGGATCTATGTATCCGCAGCGCTTTCCATCCTGCAGAATCAGCACAACGTGCTCATGCAGTAACGGCTCGGTCGGAGAATCGAGGAGCACGCGCCCAGACATACCCAAATGCCAGATTATGGACATTCCACCAGACAGGCGCATAAGAATATATTTGCCCCGGCGACGAAAGCCTTCTATCCGGCGGCCTTTGATTGTTTGTGAGAAATCGGCAGGAATCCGCCATCTCAGGTCATGACGGCGCACAATTGCTTCTTTGATGGTACCGTTTTGCAGGGCAATCTGCATCCCGCGCATTACGGTTTCTACTTCAGGGAGTTCCGGCATGGCTAAAAAGCAGGGTATAGGGGAACCCCATGACCGACAACAGCTTTACGTCCTCCCCCGCTTCTTCTGGCGCAACAGTGGAAGAAACGGATTTCGGCTTCCGCTCCGTAAGGAAGGAAGAAAAAAAAAACCTTGTTCGTGACGTGTTTGATAGCGTCGCTGGCAAGTATGACGTGATGAATGACATCATGTCCCTTGGCATCCATCGGGTATGGAAGCGTATTTTTGTAACAGAGCTTGGCCCGCAGCCCGGTATGTCTTTGTTGGATCTGGCCGGTGGCACAGGTGATATTACCTTTGGCTGGCTGAAGGGTGGCGGCGGTTCCGCTATTATGACCGACATTAACAGCAGCATGCTGTCTGTTGGGCGGGACCGCGCCATTGATCGTGGTTTTGTCTCTGACCTGTCTTTTTGCGTTGTGGATGCAGAAGCCATTCCGCTGCGTGATATGTCAGTAGATCGGGTTTCCATCGCTTTTGGCCTGCGCAACTGCACGGATAAAATGGCCGTGCTGCGTGAAGCCCGGCGTGTGCTCAAACCCGGCGGACGCTTTCTGTGTCTGGAATTCTCTCGCGTTCAGGTGGCGGCTCTGGCTCCTATCTATGATGCGTGGTCTTTCAAGGTGCTGCCCGCCATGGGCAACCTGATTGCCAAGGATCGTGAAAGCTACCAGTATCTGGCAGAAAGCATCCGCACCTTCCCGGATCAGGAAACACTGGCAGATATGTTCCGTGAGGCCGGGTTCTCTCACGTGCGGTATCAGTCTCTTTCTGGTGGTATTGCGGCTATTCATTCCGGTTGGCGCGTGTAAGGCCAAAAGGTATGGATGTGGCTTTGCCTTCCCGTTCTGTTTTGCTTGTTGTGGGCGGTAGTATTGCCGCCTTCAAAGCACCGGAGTTAGTGCGCCTGCTTAAAGGCGCTGGCATGCAAGTACGTTGCGTGCTTACGGAAGGCGGAAGCCAGTTTGTTACCCCCCTTACCTTGCAAGCGTTAAGTGAAGAGCCGGTTTATACAAGCCTGTTCTCCTTAACGGCTGAACAGGAAATGGGGCATATTGCGCTTTCTCGCTGGGCAGATCTGGTTCTTGTTTGTCCTGCGTCTGCCAATTTGTTGGCGCGTATGACGGCTGGTTTGGCGGATGATCTGGCTAGTACGCTTTTATTGGCCACAGATGCGCCGGTAATGGCGGTTCCCGCTATGAATGTGAGAATGTGGGAGCATGCCGCCACGCAGGATAACGTGGCCACGTTGCAGCAGCGCGGTGTGTATGTTGTGCCACCAGCTATTGGCCCCATGGCCTGCGGTGAATTTGGCGCGGGCCGTATGCCAGAACCCGCCGATATCTTGGATGCCGTGCTGGCCTTTTTTCGCCAGAGACAACAGCAGAATGGCCCCTTAGCGGGTAAATCTGTTCTGGTAACAGCAGGGCCCACGCATGAACCGCTTGATCCGGTGCGATATCTGGCCAACCGATCATCCGGCAAACAGGGCTATGCCGTTGCAGCCGCATTGGCCGATCTGGGCGCTTCCGTTACATTGGTAAGTGGCCCGACCACGTTGCGTGCTCCTGCCGGCGTGACGTATGTTCCGTGCGAAACAGCTTGCCAGATGTTGGCGTGTGTTAAAGCTGCGGTCCCGTTTGATGCGGCAGTTTGCACTGCGGCAGTGGCAGATTGGCGGCCTGAGGTGCTGGCTGGGCAAAAAATCAAAAAAATCAGCCGGGATGATGTGCCTGCTCCTATTCGGCTGGTGTCTAATCCAGATATTCTGGCCGAAATTTCTACTCCCGGCTCACAGCGGCCTGCGCTTGTTGTGGGGTTTGCGGCTGAAACCGAAAAGGTTGAAGAACACGCAACCGCCAAGCGCCAGCGCAAGGGGTGTGATTGGATTGTTGCAAACGATGTAAGTGCTGGCACAGGCATTATGGGGGGTGATAGTAATCAGGTTGTTCTGATAACCGCCCAAGGGAGCGAGCGCTGGCCGCACATGCTAAAGGAGGAAGTTGCACAAAGGCTTGCTTCTCGCATGGCAGATTGGTTTACAGAATCCTGATAGATTGTTTTTGAAATTTTTATAGAGGCTTGTTGATGTCTGCACCCATTTCTCCTTCGGCTGATCTTAGTGTGCAGGTGCAACGCCTCCCCCATGCGCAAGATCTGCCCCTACCTTCCTACGCCACAGTAGGGGCTGCGGGAATGGATCTGCTAGCCGCGGTAGTAGAACCTGTAGTGTTGTTGCCCGGTGCACGGGTGTTGGTGCCAACCGGGCTGCGTATTGCTTTGCCCCGTGGGTATGAACTTCAGGTTCGGCCACGTTCTGGTCTGGCCCTCAAGTACGGCATTATTCTCCCAAATTCTCCCGGAACAGTGGATGAAGATTATCGTGGAGAACTGGGCGTTATTATGCTGAATGCTGGCCAAGCACCGTTTACCATTGAGCGTGGCATGCGTATTGCTCAGGCTGTTGTGGCCCCCGTGACCCGAGTGGTGTGGGCCGAATGTGATGAACTGGGTGAAACGCAGCGTGGCGCAGGTGGGTTTGGCAGCACGGGAACCGGAGTGCCATGAACAGAAGTTGGATGAACCTTGTTCCTAAACCACAAGGTTCGTCTTCTCTGCCTTTACGTTATCTGAACAGCGCAGATGCTCTGCTGCTTTTGTGTCTGGCGGCTGCGGCAATAGCGCTGGGGGCAGCGGTAAGGCACATGTTGGGGCCATTAGTGGCTCCTGCCAGCATGCCCATACATTTAGATATGTGGCACCTGCCCGGCTACGCGCTGCGCACAACCATACGCATGTTTGCGGCTTTGGCGTGCTCACTGGTATTTACGTTTGTGTATGCAACGCTCGCGGCAAAAAGCCGGCGTGCAGGACAGATTTTGGTGCCTTTGCTGGATGTGCTGCAATCTGTTCCTATTCTTGGGTTTTTGTCTTTCACCATCACATTTTTTCTGGGGTTGTTTCCGGGCCGCATACTGGGCGCGGAATGCGCAGCCATTTTTACCATTTTTACCAGTCAGGCATGGAACATGGCGTTGGGCATGTATCAGAGCCTGCGCTCTGTACCGCCTGAACTGGAAGAAACGGCCCGTTGTTTTGGCCTAACAAGCTGGCAGAAGTTCTGGCGCCTGGAAGTGCCCTGCACCATCCCCTCCTTGGTGTGGAACGCCATGATGTCCATGGCCGGTGGCTGGTTTATGGTGGTGTATTCTGAAAGCATTACCGTGGGCAGCACGGATATTACTCTGCCGGGGATAGGTTCCTATGTGGGTATGGCCATAGATCATCAGAATATTGGCGCTGTAGCCGCAGCCATTGTGGCCATGATGGTTGTTATTCTGGTTTACGATCAGGTGCTGTTTCGGCCTCTGGCCGCATGGGCCACACGTTTTAGGCTGGAAAGTGTCAACGCAACCCAAGTTGTAGAGCCGTGGTTTTTGCGGCTGGTGCGCCGGACGCGTTTGCTGCGGATATGCGGGAATGCCCTGCTTTCTGTTGGGCGGCGTATTAGCTACCTGCCTCTGGGTTCTCGTCCTAACTCTGTGCTGGTCAATGCCGAGGAGGATAATGGTGGCGCGGACTGGCTGTGGTGGGGCTTTCTTCTGCTCGTCTGTCTTGGGGCTTCATGGCAAGTGTGGGACTATGCCCATACGCATTATACACTTGGTCAAATTGCCTATGTGTTTGGGTTGGGCAGCATAACATTGGTGCGTGTGGTCAGCATGTTGGTGCTAGCTTCTTTAATCTGGGTGCCGGTAGGTATCTGGTGCGGTCTGGACCCAACGCGTGCCTGGCGGGCGCAGATATTGGCGCAGTATGGGGCAGCTTTTCCGGCTAACCTGTTCTTTCCGGTGTTTGTGGTGGTGATTGTACATTTCCGCTTAACCCCAGATATCTGGCTTACCCCCCTGATGATTTTAGGGGCGCAGTGGTACATCTTGTTTAACGTTATTGCCGGGGCCTCATCCTTCCCGTCCAATTTGCTGGAAGTTGGCCGAAATCTGGAAGTGAAAGGCTGGTTTTGGTGGCGGCGCATCATCCTGCCGGGCATTGCGCCTTATTACCTTGTTGGCGTTATGGCGGCCGCAGGTGGCGCGTGGAATGCAGCCATTGCATCGGAAGTGGCGCAATGGGGAGAAACAACCTTAACGGCCCACGGTCTGGGCGCTTATGTTGCGCAAAGCACTCAGCTCGGAAACATTAGTAATGTTGGGTTGGGTACGGTGGTGATGTGTGTATTTGTCATGTTCACCAACGCTTTGGTATGGCGGCCTTTGTCTGACTTTGTAGCACGCCGCCTGAAACTGAACTGAACCGGATAGATAGCAATGGCATCTGGCCCAGAGAAAAAAACATTTCCATCCGGCTCTGTTTTAGCAGAAGCACGCAATGTCAGCCGTTTTTATCATAAGGATAGCGCTGCCGATGTGCAGGTGCTGGATAATATCAGCCTTACCCTACATGCCGGAGAAATAGTTGGGCTGCTTGGGCGGTCTGGTTCTGGTAAGTCTACCCTGTTGCGTATTCTGGCTGGTTTGCTGCCGCCCTCATCTGGTGAAGTGTTGTGGAAAGAGCAGCCCCTACGTAAACCCACGCAGGACATTGCAGTGGTGTTTCAGTCCTTTGCCTTGTTCCCGTGGATGACGGTGGAGGAAAACGTTGCACTGGGTTTGGACGCGCGCGGTGTGCCTGCGGCAGAGCGTGACAAACTGGTTGATGATGCCATAGATCTGATTGGTTTGGGTGGGTATGAAAATGCGTGGCCCAAGGAGCTTTCTGGTGGCATGCAGCAGCGTGTAGGGCTGGCCCGCGCCTTAGTGGTGCATCCTGATTTGCTCCTTATGGATGAACCTTTTTCTGCTCTGGATGTGTTAACTGCAGAAAATCTGCGTACAGATCTGATAGAACTGTGGTCGGAAGAAAAATTGCCGGTTCAATCTATGCTGATTGTGACGCATAATATTGAAGAAGCCGTGCTGATGTGTGACCGCATCGTGATTGCGTCTTCCAACCCCGGACGCATCGCACATGTGTTGCATGTGCCGTTTGTGCACCCACGCAACCGCGAAGATGCAGAGTTCCGCCAACTGGTGGACCACATTTACGCATTGATGACGCAGCGCGCCCCCATTGTTTCAGAAGCGGATCTGGCACGCCGCGGTGCACCGCAAGGGGCTGCCCTCACCCGTTCCTTCCGGGCTTTGGTGCCTGTTTCTATCACTATGATGATTGGGATGATGGAGGCTTTGGCCGCCCCCCCGCTAAATGGGCGGGCCGATTTACCTGTATTGGCAGAAAAGCTTCAGCTTGAGCTGGATGATCTGTTCCCATTAGGGGAATCTCTGGAACTCCTGCGTCTGGCAGAGCTGGAAGATGGGGATATTCTCCTTACCAATGAGGGCGTGCATTTTGTTCTGAGTGATCTGGATGAGCGCAAGGCCATTATGGGCCATGCGCTGCTCCATAACGTACCGTTGGTGCGAATGATCTGCACCCTACTAGATGAACGGCCTACACACAGCATTAAAGCAGAGCGCTTCCGCAGTGAACTGGAAGATAGCATGTCTGCTGATTACGCGCGCCAAACACTCCAGACCATTATTGGCTGGGGCCGCTTTGCCGAATTGTTTGATTATGATGAAGAAGGAGACCGCTTTTTTCTGGAAGATGAAACTTCAGAATAAGCAGTCTGCCCTTTATGTCGGGCTAAAGTAACGCGCAAATTCCTTGCGGGCTTTAGCCACTTTAGGGCTGATAACCACCTGACAGTACCCAGCCATAGGGTTACGGGCGTAATAATCAAAATGCGCTTCTTCCGCAGGCCAGAAAGCGGTGAGAGGCTGAATTTCTGTCACCACAGGCTGATCACCCCAGATTTTTTCCTGGGCGATGTCTTGCTTTGCACGTTCTGCAATCTGCTTTTGCTGGTCATTTTCATAGAAAATGACGGAGCGATACTGCGTGCCCTTGTCATTCCCCTGCCGGTTCAGGGTTGTAGGGTCATGCATAATAAAGAAGATGCGCAGAATTTCAGCGTAACTGATAATGGCTGGGTCAAACTCTAGCCGAATAACCTCGGCATGGCCTGTCTGCCCAGTGCACACTTGCTGGTAGCTAGGGTGTTGCACAGTGCCGCCAGCATAACCCGGCGCAATGGAGAGAATGCCTTTCATACCACGGTAAACGGCTTCCAGACACCAGAAGCACCCACCGCCTAATATTGCTGTTTCCATGCTTCTGTTCTCCCCCTTTTTTTGTGTGGCTCAATAGCCTGCCAGCAATTAAGCCAGCAGGCTACGTAGGCTCGCGCGGTTGTTACCCGATGCGAGACAGAGCGGCTTTTAGGCGCACACATTCGCCTTGCTGCGCTTCCAGACGGTCCCGCATTTCCTGCACCACTTCCGGTTTGGCGCGGGTGACGAAGTTTTCGTTGCCAAGTTTCTTTTCGGTTTTGGCAACTTCATCTTCCGCCTTACCCAGTTCCTTTTTCAAACGGGCACGTTCGGCATCCAGATCAATCAACCCGGCCAGCGGGATGATAAGAGTTGCCTCATCCACCACAGCCTGCGCGGAACCATGCGGAATATCACCCAGCAACGGAGCAATTTCGGAAACGCGTGCCATACGGCCAATGGCTTCCTGCCAACGCTGTGCGTGGTCCAATGTTTGCGGCAAGGCATCTTTCAAAAAGACTGGAGCTTTTTGCGCTGGTGGCACGTTCATTTCTGCGCGCACTGTGCGGATTTCCGTAATCAAGCGAATAATCTGATCGCACTCTGCTTGTGCAGCTTCTGCACCAGCCGGCACAACAGGTTCTGGCCAGCTTGCAGAAATAAGGCTGCCTTCTTCTCCATACCCAAAGGAATGCCACAGCGTATCCGTTACAAACGGAATAACAGGTTGCAGCAGACGCAGGATAACACCTAGAACATAAGCTGCTACAGCGCGAATTTCTGCGGCTTCGGCTTCATCCGTGGAGTTAAATACGGGCTTTGCAAACTCAAGGAACCAGTCACAGAAGCGGTTCCATACAAAGCGGTAGCAGCTAAGCGCATATTCATCAAAACGGTAGGAATCTAGCGCCCGCGTTGCTTCTGTAATGGCCGCGGCAGATTCGGCAATAATCCACCGGCCAAGCGGAGATTTAACAGTTGCCGGATCAAACCCTTCTACAGGTTTAACGCCATTCATTTCACAGAAGCGTGCGGCATTCCAGAGCTTGGTGATGAAGGCGCGGTAGTCTTCTACCCGCTTGCGGCCCAGCTTAACATCTCGCCCAATGCCGGTAAGCGCGCAAATAGTAAAGCGCATGGCATCAGCACCGTACTGATCAATCAGTTCCAGCGGATCAATACCGTTGCCTTTGCTCTTGGACATTTTCTGCCCGTGCTCATCGCGCACAAGACCATGAATGAAAATGTTGCGGAACGGCACATCGTGCATGAAGTGCTGGCCCATCATCATCATTCGGGCAACCCAGAAGAAGATGATGTCAAAGCCTGTTACCAGCACATCAGTTGGGTAATACCGGGCGAGTTCTGGCGTTTTGTCCGGCCAGCCCAGCGTGGAGAACGGCCACAGGGCGGAAGAAAACCACGTGTCCAGCACATCATCATCACGCCGCAGTTCTTCTACCTTGCCGTAATGGGCATTGGCCTGTGCCCGTGCGTCTGCTTCATCATGTGCCACAAATACGTGCTCATCTGGCCCGTACCATGCAGGAATACGATGGCCCCACCAAAGTTGGCGCGAAATGCACCACGGCTGGATATCACGCATCCATGCGAAGAAGGTGTTTTCCCACTGTTTGGGAATAAAGCTGGCGCGGCCAGATGTAATGGCTTCTACGGCTGGGCCGGATAGTTTTCCAGCATCACAGTACCACTGTGTGGTCAGGCGAGGTTCAATAACCGCTCCACCACGTTCAGCATGCGGCACCTGATGGCGATGGGGTTCGATTTTTTCCAGCCAGCCATCTTCTTCCAGACGGGCCACAATGGTTTTGCGTGCTTCTTCGCGGGAAAGCCCAGACAGGCTGCGCACAAAGGCTGGGTCAGCCAGCCCGTCAACAGCGCTCAGGTCCTGCTCAATTTCATCCAGAACAACACGAGCCTGATCGTCCAGAACGGAGAGCATGGGCAGGTTGTGGCGACGGCCGACTTCGAAGTCGTTAAAATCGTGCGCGGGGGTGATTTTAACCGCACCCGTGCCTTTTTCCGGGTCCGAATGTTCATCCGCCACAATCGGGATCAGACGGCCTGTAAGCGGCAGGCGAACGGATTTGCCAATCAGGTTTTTATAGCGTTCATCTTCTGGGTGAACAGCGACCGCAGTATCGCCCAGCATGGTTTCTGGCCGCGTGGTGGCAACGGTAATTGTTGCATCCCCTGCGCCTTCAACCGGGTAGCGAATATACCATAGGTTACCGGCAACATCCTTGCTTTCCACCTCTAGATCGGAAATGGCGGAGCGGAAAACCGGGTCCCAGTTCACCAACCGGCGGTCACGATAAATCAGCCCTTCATTATAAAGGGTTACAAACACTTCCCGCACCGCGCGGGAAAGGCCTTCATCCATCGTGAAGCGTTCACGCGGCCAATCGAGCGATGCCCCAAGGCGACGAAGCTGCTTTGTAATGCCGCCGCCGGATTGCTCTTTCCATTCCCACACGCGTTCAATAAACGCATCGCGGCCCATTTCCTGGCGGGTTTTGCCTTCGGTAGCCAAGGTGCGTTCCACCACCATCTGGGTGGCAATGCCTGCGTGGTCTGTGCCGGGCTGCCATAGGGTATCAAACCCCTGCATGCGCTTCCAGCGGATAAGTGTGTCCTGCAGTGTCATGGTCAGGGCATGGCCCATGTGCAGGGTGCCGGTAACATTCGGCGGTGGAATCATAATGGTGAACGGCTTTTTGCCGCTATTGGGCTGTGCAGAAAATGCCTTTCTGCTTTCCCATAATTCGTACAGGCGTGTTTCTATCTGGGCCGGCTCAAAAGACTTGTTCAGCATATGTATTCCACCACACAACGTAAAAAAGGCGGCAGGCATGTACTGCCTCCGCCTTTGCAGAGCAATCATCCGGTTTTTGGCAGAGCACCCGTTACTGAAATGTGTGCGTTCACCCAGTAACGGCGTGTCTGGTTTCCGGTATTACAGACCGCGCTGCGTCAGACGTTCCACTTCCTTACGGACAGCAGCCTGCACGATGCCTGCAAGATGTGCATCCAGCCACTTTTTAAGGAATACGCGCACTTCCTGGCGCACGATATCTTCAACAGTCAGAGACCCTTCATGTGAAATAGCCACTTTTCTCTCCTCATGCTCTCTTAGATACTTATCCTGCAGGGTTTTCTGCAGAACAGCGAATGAATTTGATGTATCTGACATGGTTTCGTCATTCAGGGGGATAGGGAGAGGACCAGACATATCGTGTTCTGCCTTTTCAGTTAGCGGGATCTGTCTCAGATCGGTTACGGATAAGATACCGTCATCATGAGCGATAGGTGATGACTGCACAAGAGCCGTATCTTCTCCCATATTGACTGGATGATGCGCCGAACTATTGGGCTGGCTGGTGTGATGATCCGGCTCTGATTCCTGCACAAGTCCTTCCATCATGGAAGGGGAAAGAACCAGCATATCGTCGTCTTCATCACCCTGTGCGGAGTCTGTATCCGAAGAAGGGGGAGCCATGGCTGCCAGATGCTCATCATGCAGGGTCTGCCGGATAGAAGACAGCACATCTGCTACTGATTTACCTGTACCTTCAGATGGATCCTGTGACGATGCCATACAATAACCCCTGCCCTTACCCTTGCTGTTCAGCTTTTAGCGTCCTGGCTGGCTGACCGCATAATCGTTCAGCCCCCATAGACGGTCTTTTACAGCGTTATAGTAAGCCTTGTCATCATAAAGAGGAACATTCAACTTGAGATCGGCTGCCGTAAGGCGGCCAATGGCGGCGGCAACGTTGTACGAAGTTAGCACCATATTGCTCAGGCTTTGTACAAGGGCCACCTGTGCCTGTAACAGAGTTTGCTGTTGCTGCAAGACTTCCAGCGTTGTGCTGGTGCCTACAATAGCCTGCCGTTCCACCCCATCAAGGGCCACGGTGCCTGCCTGAATAGCGGCGCGGTTACTGTTAATTGCGGCCTGATAGGCAACCAGTTTCTGCCAGTTTGAAACGGCATCCTGCGCGGCTGTTCTACGCTGCACATCAACTTCACGGTGTGCTGCTTGCGCCTGCTGCTTGGCCTGCCGCACGGCTGAATATTCTGAGCCACCCTGATAAACCGGGATATTGAAGTTGATGATGGCGTATTTGTTTTCGTCAATCTGGTTGTTCAGGCTTTGGTTAACCTGCCTGGAATAGGCTAGAGTGGCGGAAACTTTGGGCATGATTGCCGCCATTGCAACAGATACCGCATCTTTTTGAGAAGATTCGGTAAACAGTGCATTGATAACATCTGGATTGTTTTTAACCGCCATGGCGGCGGCCATTTGTTCATTTTTAACAGGCAATACCAGAGGCTGCGGCGGCACCAGATTAGGTGGCGGTGCCATGCCCACAATTTGCATATATGTGGCCTGAGCAGTCTGTAATGTGCCTTCAGATTGCTGGCGGGTAGCTTTGGCCGTTGCATAGGCAGATTCAGCCTGCGCGACGTCTGTGCGGGTAATTTCCCCCACACGGAAGCGTTCATTCGTTGCACGAAGCTGTTGCTGAAGCACGCGTTCGTTGTTGATGTTCAACTGTAAAAGCTGTTCATC from Acetobacter ascendens includes the following:
- a CDS encoding TolC family outer membrane protein; the encoded protein is MRRICGAGVGMAVVLCSSTAWGQKYDGSGSPTFVPHTLQEALAAAYLTNPTLQEARATLRATDEQVPTALAGWRPTVTGTVGLTYYKGVNDYQGEADQPSTGYIRQYNTPGYTAGVSVNQPLYTGGKTTASTHQAVNKVMAARAHLISAEQQVFKQVVNAYVSVIEDEQLLQLNINNERVLQQQLRATNERFRVGEITRTDVAQAESAYATAKATRQQSEGTLQTAQATYMQIVGMAPPPNLVPPQPLVLPVKNEQMAAAMAVKNNPDVINALFTESSQKDAVSVAMAAIMPKVSATLAYSRQVNQSLNNQIDENKYAIINFNIPVYQGGSEYSAVRQAKQQAQAAHREVDVQRRTAAQDAVSNWQKLVAYQAAINSNRAAIQAGTVALDGVERQAIVGTSTTLEVLQQQQTLLQAQVALVQSLSNMVLTSYNVAAAIGRLTAADLKLNVPLYDDKAYYNAVKDRLWGLNDYAVSQPGR
- a CDS encoding DUF2497 domain-containing protein — encoded protein: MASSQDPSEGTGKSVADVLSSIRQTLHDEHLAAMAPPSSDTDSAQGDEDDDMLVLSPSMMEGLVQESEPDHHTSQPNSSAHHPVNMGEDTALVQSSPIAHDDGILSVTDLRQIPLTEKAEHDMSGPLPIPLNDETMSDTSNSFAVLQKTLQDKYLREHEERKVAISHEGSLTVEDIVRQEVRVFLKKWLDAHLAGIVQAAVRKEVERLTQRGL